In one window of Solanum pennellii chromosome 2, SPENNV200 DNA:
- the LOC107009927 gene encoding uncharacterized protein LOC107009927, translated as MASFISTSPAPSTTLICTSTNSQCHIRQIKNAQPETLEIVQSTIAKQLSIDESTVTPQTKFADLGADSLDTVEILIALEEKFGVSIGEEGAQNIATVQDAADLIQKVKEVEN; from the exons ATGGCTTCCTTTATTTCAACATCCCCAGCTCCTTCAACAACACTTATTTGCACTTCTACTAATTCCCAATGCCACATTAggcaaataaaaaat GCTCAGCCAGAAACATTGGAAATTGTGCAAAGCACAATTGCCAAACAGCTATCGATTGATGAAAGTACAGTGACACCTCAGACTAAATTTGCTGATTTGGGTGCTGATTCCCTTGACACT GTGGAAATACTGATAGCATTAGAAGAGAAATTTGGAGTGTCAATTGGAGAAGAGGGAGCTCAAAATATTGCTACTGTTCAAGATGCTGCTGATCTCATCCAGAAAGTGAAGGAAGTCGAAAATTGA